ATGCCACGGGCCATGCCGATGATGACGGACGATACGGCTGCGTAGAACACGAAGAAGAAGGGGACCTTATACAGGTTTTCCACATGGCCGTGGGATTCCTGGTCGTAGGCGCCGATCACGTGGCTGCGGTAAGCTGGTACGAAAACGTCCTTGATCACCAGCTTTTTGCTGCCAGTGCCGGCCAGCCCGACCACGTGCCAGTCATCAACGATCTCTTCGATCTGTTCGCGCTGGATCCAGAAGGAGCGGAATACCATCTCGCCGTTCTCCTGTACCCGACCACCTACAAAAGCACCACCTTCGGCATGGTCGCAGCCGCTGGAAGTCAGCCACTCGCCGTTCAGGCGATAACCGCCTTCAACCGCATCCACAGTACCAAACGGTGCGTAGGAAGAGGAAACCAGGCGCGTATTGTCATCGCTCCACAGTTCGTCGCCCACCTGCTCAGGCAACAAACCTACCTCAAAGGGGTGGACACCCAGCACCATCACGTTCCAGGCGCTGGACGGGCAGCCGCGCGCCAGTTCGATCAGAACGCGGTTAAGCGTGTTGGGGTTCATTTCATAGCCGCCCCAGCGCTTGGGCTGCAGAATTTTGAAGAATCCGGCTTCCTGGAATGCCTGAATGGTTTCTTTCGGGACCATGCGGGCCTGCTCACAGGCATCGGCACGTTCGCGCAGCATGGGGATCATGTCGCGGGCGCGTTGTACGATCTCTTCTTCGGTCGGAATCTGGGTGACGATAGCGTTCATATCGGTCTCTCCTGAAAATATATTTTATTGTTCAGCTGTGGTCAGCTCAGGCGGGAGTGGCGCTGACCACGCCGTAGCCCGCAATCCATTCATTGATCGGTCGGTAGTAGTCCTTGCGTGCCTGGTAAGGGCCTACAGCGGCAAGTGCTGCAAAGGCGGCTACCCAAGTGCGAACTTCGTGTGTTGAGCGCCCTGCCTCTGCCGAGATCTGCTGGATATCGAACTCATCCACCTGATCCAGCTCACCGCTGAGCAGGAGTTCGATGAACGCTTCATCCCAGGCCGCATTCAGCGGAGTCTGCTGACACAGCTCGGAGCCGTAGATCTTGCCGGCAGCAATGGTGCGTGCCTCACGGGCAGCGCGGGCTTCTGGTGTCGGGTTGCGGCCACAGATCAAGAACTCCTGAACCTCGGCAGGGGACTCGGCAAGAAGAGGAACAGGCGGTTCATGCGACAGGCCGCCAGTGCCCAGAATCAGGACGCGCTTGTTCAGCCCGGCAAGGAATTGGCCAACGGCTTCACCCAGTTTGCGAATGCGACGATAGGGCACAAAGGGTGGTGCCACCGAGTTGATGATGATCGGAATCACCGGGTAGCGGGTCAGGCTGCCGGTCATCTCTTCCAGGGTCTGGGTGCAGCCGTGATCCACCTGCAGGCGATGGGACAGAGAAATATCCAGATCATTGTCCATAAGGTGTTTGGTCAGCTCCAGAGCCAGTTCGGCATCCACCGACAACGTGCCTGGCAGGGTGGAGTAGTCACCGACCGATTCGGCTGCAGTAGCCACTACGAAGGGAGGCATCAGGTCGTAGAACAGACCGTTGTAGTGATCAGGGGCGAAAATCAGTATCAGCTCGGGATCGAAGGCTTCCACTTCTGTCCGGGCTTTAGTCAGGACTGCATCCACTTCAGCCACAACATCAGCACCGGGGTCGTTGCGACCGCGCAGTGGAGTATGCGACAGGCATTTAAGCATGATACTCATAATCTCTTCCTGTTTTTGTTATCGGATGCAGATATTTAATAGTCTGTCCGGTATTGAAAGAAATGAAACCGAAACAAAGTCGGTCTGCATTTAAAGCTATGTGAATAACAGGCAGGGTAATAAGACTAAAGTGGCATGTTAATATTTGAATACAAACGGCCGAGCCGATTTACCCGCTGTGTTGAAATGGATTTTGTACAGGGAGGGAGGCAACATCAAGCGAAAACACACCCTATGTGCACATAGTGAACATAGGTGTGGACAAGATTAATCAATGACGGGGTTCAAGCGGGCTTCTATTCGACCGATCACGGACTGCATCGCTTCAAGGTATCGACGGGCTGCTTCTTCAATGGTCATGGCGTCAGCTATATAGACCAGGTTCAGGCAGCCCAATACACGATCATCATGGCGGATAGGTAGTGCAATCGCGGCAATGCGACCCTCTTCACCCCAGTCCCGGTAGTTTGAGCCGTAGCCATCCTGGCGTGTCTTGCGCACCAGTTTGTCGATGTAATTCTGATCCTGCGCCAGGCCACTCTGGCTGTCGTTGCGATTGGCCAGCAGCTGCAGAATATGTTGACGTTCCTGCTCAGGGCAGTTGGCAATGTAGGCACGACCTGCTGCAGTCAGCAACATGGGCAGTCGGCGACCTACCATAGAGCGGTGGAAAGACAGTCGGCTGAAGCGGTGGGTGGTTTCACGAATTACCATCGCATCCACATCCAGTGTTGAGATATCCGTTGGCCAGACAACCTGCTGCATCAGCTCGCCCAAGAGGGGAGCAGCACATTGGGACACCCACTGTTCGTCCCTGAAACCCTCGCTCAGCTCACGCACCTTGAGTGTCAGCAGATAACTGTCATCCGATTCGCTGCGGCGCACGTATCCTTCATGCTGCAGAGTTTCAAGCAGCCGCCTCACTGTGGTGCGATGCAACCCGGTCTGTTGTGCCAGCTCGGTGATACGAGCACCGCCATCACAGCGGTTGAGACAATTGAGCAACTGCAGGCCGCGAATCAGGCCCTGAACCCGTTTGTATTCCCCGCGGGCAGGCTCGTTCTGTTGCTCGGTCATGCTCATATCTCCTGTTGATACGTTGTGCACATAGTGCACCTTGGGTGCGATTTATGTTGCTGCGTTGGAACAGCAGTTTCTATACTCCGTTGCATAATAAAAATATGCAATAACGGAGTCCACGGTGTTAATAACCAGCTTGCTCAACTGTGTTCAGCATTTATATACGTCGGCAAAAGATATTATTGTTGATCTGTATATATCAAAAAACTGTGAACAGTATATCAATCAAGCTGCCGTTTCAGGTATGGCCCCGGATATAAATATGCTGCTGCCTGCTCAGTTTTGCTGTTTTTCATATCTCACAGCCACTATCGCTGGTATCCCGTCTGGTCTTTCCGAAAGTTTGCCCCCGGATATCAACTCATCGCCCACCTGTGGTGTCATTCAGGGTTACAGTTTCAATGACAGATGAACAACAGTTACAGACACTGGCCTTGCGTCTGCGAGCAGCAGAGCAAGAGGGCAGTGTGACCTCTCCGATTCGTGA
This DNA window, taken from Marinobacterium iners, encodes the following:
- a CDS encoding acyl-CoA dehydrogenase family protein; translation: MNAIVTQIPTEEEIVQRARDMIPMLRERADACEQARMVPKETIQAFQEAGFFKILQPKRWGGYEMNPNTLNRVLIELARGCPSSAWNVMVLGVHPFEVGLLPEQVGDELWSDDNTRLVSSSYAPFGTVDAVEGGYRLNGEWLTSSGCDHAEGGAFVGGRVQENGEMVFRSFWIQREQIEEIVDDWHVVGLAGTGSKKLVIKDVFVPAYRSHVIGAYDQESHGHVENLYKVPFFFVFYAAVSSVIIGMARGMVDLYVEHMVPRQNLNQAVGAAVNDPFIKGKLGEAFAKITAAEARVLSNTDEAWSYASRGELVPTDVRVRHFATNQFTGGDCFDAAHMIFKKTSTRGVWLNNPMQRQMRDILVGANHITQNQDNIGDLLGGQLLGNPLPQPNPFGVKA
- a CDS encoding 3-carboxyethylcatechol 2,3-dioxygenase; the protein is MSIMLKCLSHTPLRGRNDPGADVVAEVDAVLTKARTEVEAFDPELILIFAPDHYNGLFYDLMPPFVVATAAESVGDYSTLPGTLSVDAELALELTKHLMDNDLDISLSHRLQVDHGCTQTLEEMTGSLTRYPVIPIIINSVAPPFVPYRRIRKLGEAVGQFLAGLNKRVLILGTGGLSHEPPVPLLAESPAEVQEFLICGRNPTPEARAAREARTIAAGKIYGSELCQQTPLNAAWDEAFIELLLSGELDQVDEFDIQQISAEAGRSTHEVRTWVAAFAALAAVGPYQARKDYYRPINEWIAGYGVVSATPA
- a CDS encoding DNA-binding transcriptional regulator, coding for MTEQQNEPARGEYKRVQGLIRGLQLLNCLNRCDGGARITELAQQTGLHRTTVRRLLETLQHEGYVRRSESDDSYLLTLKVRELSEGFRDEQWVSQCAAPLLGELMQQVVWPTDISTLDVDAMVIRETTHRFSRLSFHRSMVGRRLPMLLTAAGRAYIANCPEQERQHILQLLANRNDSQSGLAQDQNYIDKLVRKTRQDGYGSNYRDWGEEGRIAAIALPIRHDDRVLGCLNLVYIADAMTIEEAARRYLEAMQSVIGRIEARLNPVID